A window of the candidate division KSB1 bacterium genome harbors these coding sequences:
- a CDS encoding methyltransferase domain-containing protein yields the protein MTSWYRELFERLGVRYLDYRFTQGTEQEVTFLTEQLRLHPDERILDLACGAGRHSIELARRGFRPVGVDLSARMLQVARACARQHDAKVHLVRADARALPFAGNFDVAFSLCEGAFGILESDADNRRVLSEVHRALRPGGRFLLNALHAAFAFRRPEGDEHLDVERCVGYWTERGVDEQGREFSLACSNRYYTCPEIKLLLEMAGFEVVEIWGALAGSFERRPVRLDDFEMLVLARKPAVGKAE from the coding sequence ATGACGAGCTGGTATCGCGAGCTGTTCGAGCGGCTCGGAGTTCGTTACCTGGACTATCGGTTCACGCAAGGAACCGAGCAAGAGGTCACTTTTCTCACCGAACAGCTGCGCCTGCACCCGGATGAGCGCATCCTGGACCTTGCCTGCGGGGCGGGCCGGCACTCGATAGAGTTGGCGCGACGTGGCTTCCGGCCGGTGGGGGTAGATCTGTCGGCGCGCATGCTGCAGGTGGCGCGAGCCTGCGCCCGCCAACACGATGCCAAGGTGCACCTGGTCCGTGCCGACGCCCGGGCGTTGCCTTTCGCCGGAAACTTCGACGTGGCCTTTTCCCTGTGCGAAGGGGCATTCGGCATCTTGGAAAGCGATGCGGACAACCGCCGGGTGCTCTCCGAAGTCCATCGCGCTTTGCGCCCGGGCGGCAGGTTCCTCCTCAACGCGCTGCATGCGGCCTTCGCTTTCCGGCGTCCCGAAGGTGACGAGCACCTGGACGTGGAGAGATGCGTCGGCTACTGGACTGAGCGGGGCGTTGACGAGCAGGGCAGAGAGTTCAGCCTCGCCTGTTCAAACCGCTATTACACCTGCCCGGAGATCAAGTTGCTTTTGGAGATGGCTGGCTTCGAGGTGGTGGAGATCTGGGGCGCGCTTGCCGGGAGTTTCGAGCGTCGGCCGGTGCGCCTGGATGACTTTGAGATGCTGGTGTTAGCCCGTAAGCCCGCCGTGGGGAAGGCTGAGTAG
- a CDS encoding DUF429 domain-containing protein, which translates to MQKEPPNSRRALLYGGVDPSGSPLRPSGVAILDDRLGVIAAETRFDDAELIAFFARHRYGLFAVGLDGPCALPVGLQECCFQSGEPTCSHEQPEGRRGRLCERELARRGIGCFFTVKRSFAKSWVLRSIGLYRQLRGAGFVVHEVYPYASKRLLFGPQMAAKQTSAGRVLLASALTQLGIVLPRQQLSHHELDAIVAAHTVYLLAHGRAELVGDAQEGYIVIPGGVAKP; encoded by the coding sequence GTGCAGAAAGAGCCCCCAAATAGCCGGCGTGCCCTGCTCTACGGCGGTGTTGACCCCAGCGGCAGTCCGCTGCGACCAAGCGGGGTGGCAATCCTCGATGACCGGCTTGGCGTGATAGCCGCGGAGACTCGCTTCGACGACGCCGAGCTCATCGCCTTCTTCGCGAGACATCGCTACGGCCTGTTTGCCGTTGGTCTTGATGGCCCGTGCGCTTTGCCGGTCGGGCTGCAAGAATGCTGTTTCCAAAGCGGGGAGCCGACCTGCAGCCACGAGCAGCCCGAGGGGCGAAGGGGCCGCCTCTGCGAAAGGGAGCTCGCCCGACGGGGGATCGGCTGCTTCTTCACGGTGAAAAGGAGCTTTGCCAAGAGTTGGGTGCTGCGCAGCATTGGGCTGTATCGCCAGCTGCGCGGGGCAGGTTTCGTGGTGCACGAGGTCTACCCGTACGCCAGCAAGCGCCTGCTCTTCGGTCCGCAAATGGCGGCCAAGCAAACCAGTGCCGGCCGCGTACTACTCGCGTCCGCGCTCACCCAGTTGGGGATTGTGCTCCCCCGACAGCAGCTCAGCCATCACGAGCTGGACGCGATCGTGGCCGCCCACACGGTCTATCTCCTTGCCCATGGACGTGCGGAGCTGGTGGGCGATGCCCAGGAGGGCTACATCGTGATTCCAGGGGGAGTGGCGAAACCATGA